A DNA window from Streptomyces asoensis contains the following coding sequences:
- the allB gene encoding allantoinase AllB, with protein MSDAELILRSTRVITPEGSRPAAVAVAGGRITAVLPYDTPVPAGARLEDFGDHVLLPGLVDTHVHVNDPGRTHWEGFWTATRAAAAGGITTLVDMPLNSLPPTTTVDHLRIKREVAADKAHIDVGFWGGALPDNVKDLRPLHESGVFGFKAFLSPSGVDEFPHLDRDRLARSLTEIAGFDGLLIVHAEDPRHLDAAPQQGGPRYADFLASRPRHAEDTAVAELVAQAKRLHARVHVLHLSSSDALPLIAAAKADGVRITVETCPHYLTLTAEEVPDGASEFKCCPPIRESANQDLLWQALADGTIDCVVTDHSPSTADLKTDDFATAWGGISGLQLSLAAVWTQARRRGHGLEDVVRWMSTRTAALVGLSRKGAIEAGRDADFAVLAPDETFTVDPASLQHRNHVTAYAGKTLYGVVKSTWLRGERIHADGEFTEPKGRLLTRTP; from the coding sequence GTGTCCGACGCCGAACTCATACTGCGCTCGACGCGCGTCATCACTCCCGAAGGGTCACGGCCCGCCGCGGTCGCGGTCGCCGGCGGAAGGATCACGGCCGTCCTCCCGTACGACACGCCCGTCCCCGCGGGCGCCCGCCTGGAGGACTTCGGCGACCATGTGCTGCTGCCCGGACTCGTGGACACCCATGTTCACGTCAACGACCCGGGGCGCACCCACTGGGAGGGCTTCTGGACCGCCACGCGCGCGGCGGCGGCCGGCGGCATCACCACGCTCGTCGACATGCCCCTGAACTCCCTGCCGCCCACCACGACGGTCGACCACCTCCGGATCAAACGCGAGGTCGCCGCCGACAAGGCGCACATCGACGTCGGCTTCTGGGGCGGTGCCCTGCCCGACAACGTCAAGGACCTGCGGCCGCTGCACGAGTCCGGCGTCTTCGGTTTCAAGGCGTTCCTCTCGCCCTCCGGCGTGGACGAGTTCCCGCACCTCGACCGTGACCGCCTCGCCCGGTCCCTCACCGAGATCGCCGGATTCGACGGCCTGCTGATCGTGCACGCGGAGGACCCGCGCCACCTCGACGCCGCCCCGCAGCAGGGTGGCCCCCGGTACGCCGACTTCCTGGCCAGCCGCCCCCGGCACGCCGAGGACACCGCCGTCGCGGAGCTCGTCGCCCAGGCGAAACGCCTCCACGCGCGCGTGCACGTCCTGCACCTTTCCTCCAGCGACGCGCTCCCGCTGATCGCCGCGGCCAAGGCGGACGGCGTGCGCATCACGGTCGAGACCTGCCCGCACTACCTGACCCTGACCGCCGAGGAGGTCCCCGACGGCGCCAGCGAGTTCAAGTGCTGCCCGCCGATCCGTGAGTCCGCCAACCAGGACCTGCTCTGGCAGGCCCTGGCGGACGGCACGATCGACTGCGTGGTCACCGACCACTCGCCGTCCACGGCCGACCTCAAGACCGACGACTTCGCCACCGCGTGGGGCGGCATCTCGGGGCTCCAGCTGAGCCTGGCGGCCGTCTGGACGCAGGCCCGGCGGCGGGGCCACGGCCTGGAGGACGTCGTGCGGTGGATGTCCACCCGCACGGCCGCCCTCGTGGGCCTGTCCCGCAAGGGCGCCATCGAGGCGGGCCGGGACGCCGACTTCGCCGTCCTCGCCCCCGACGAGACCTTCACCGTCGACCCCGCGTCCCTCCAGCACCGCAACCACGTCACCGCGTACGCCGGCAAGACCCTGTACGGCGTCGTGAAGTCCACCTGGCTGCGGGGCGAACGGATCCACGCCGACGGGGAGTTCACCGAACCGAAGGGACGGCTCCTCACCCGTACCCCCTGA
- a CDS encoding IclR family transcriptional regulator yields MPTSSASTTDSARSAGGGVQSLERAFDLLERMADAGGEVGLSELSASSGLPLPTIHRLMRTLVACGYVRQQANRRYALGPRLIRLGESAARLLGTWARPYLARLVEETGETANMALLDGDEIVYVAQVPSKHSMRMFTEVGRRVLPHSTGVGKALLAGFPDDEVRALLARTGMPAATDRTITTPDGFLAALAEVRAAGYAVDDNEQEIGVRCLAVQVPDSPTAAAISISGPAGRVTEAATGSIVPVLQQVAAELSQALTSAGPAV; encoded by the coding sequence GTGCCGACGTCCAGCGCCAGCACCACCGACTCCGCCAGGTCCGCGGGCGGAGGAGTCCAGTCCCTCGAGCGCGCCTTCGATCTGCTCGAGCGGATGGCGGACGCGGGCGGCGAGGTCGGCCTGAGCGAGCTGTCCGCGAGCAGCGGGCTGCCGCTGCCCACCATCCACCGGCTGATGCGCACCCTGGTGGCCTGCGGTTACGTCCGCCAGCAGGCCAACCGGCGCTATGCGCTCGGACCCCGGCTGATCCGGCTCGGCGAGTCGGCGGCCCGGCTGCTGGGCACCTGGGCCCGCCCCTACCTGGCGCGCCTGGTGGAGGAGACCGGCGAGACGGCGAACATGGCCCTGCTCGACGGCGACGAGATCGTCTACGTGGCGCAGGTGCCGTCCAAGCACTCGATGCGGATGTTCACCGAGGTCGGCCGCCGGGTCCTGCCGCACTCCACCGGTGTCGGCAAGGCCCTGCTCGCGGGTTTCCCGGACGACGAGGTGCGTGCCCTGCTCGCCCGCACCGGCATGCCCGCCGCGACCGACAGGACGATCACCACCCCCGACGGCTTCCTGGCCGCCCTCGCGGAGGTGCGCGCCGCCGGCTACGCGGTCGACGACAACGAGCAGGAGATCGGCGTCCGCTGCCTGGCGGTCCAGGTGCCGGACTCCCCGACGGCCGCGGCCATCTCGATCTCGGGCCCGGCGGGCCGGGTCACCGAGGCGGCCACCGGGAGCATCGTGCCGGTGCTCCAGCAGGTGGCGGCGGAACTGTCCCAGGCGCTGACCAGTGCGGGACCGGCGGTCTAG
- a CDS encoding DUF5955 family protein: MLRSLGQRAVTGGDEDRKVAELRTAVSRLRRELATYPADFPDRGIAEDELAALAAMVTHGTPEVPRLRRSLLLIAGAIGSVSALARGLADVRGAVDRFGQTPRG, from the coding sequence GTGTTGCGGAGCTTGGGGCAAAGAGCGGTGACCGGTGGCGACGAGGACCGCAAGGTGGCGGAACTGCGGACCGCGGTGTCCCGGTTACGCCGCGAACTCGCCACGTATCCGGCCGACTTCCCGGACCGCGGCATCGCCGAGGACGAACTCGCCGCGCTCGCCGCGATGGTGACCCACGGCACCCCCGAAGTCCCGCGGCTGCGCAGGTCGTTGCTGCTGATAGCGGGTGCCATCGGCTCGGTGAGCGCCCTGGCGCGGGGGCTGGCGGACGTCCGCGGCGCAGTGGACCGGTTCGGGCAGACGCCACGCGGCTGA
- a CDS encoding NTP transferase domain-containing protein has product MTHKEEEAADQVAGLLLAAGGGRRLGGHPKALLEHRGRPLVEHAVAALRTAGCAHVHVVLGAAADAVRERARLDGCVIVPNPQWERGMGTSLRAGLASLAGTGAGAALVLLVDQPGIGPEAVARVLAAHEDGSSLVCATYDGVRGHPVLFGSAHWEGVAASATGDRGARAYLKEHAQALTLVECADVARPFDIDTPADLGRLE; this is encoded by the coding sequence ATGACGCACAAGGAAGAAGAGGCCGCCGACCAGGTGGCCGGCCTGCTGCTCGCGGCGGGCGGGGGCCGGCGGCTCGGCGGACACCCCAAGGCGCTGCTCGAACACCGGGGACGGCCGCTCGTCGAACACGCGGTCGCGGCCCTGCGCACGGCGGGCTGCGCACACGTGCACGTGGTGCTCGGGGCCGCCGCCGACGCCGTACGCGAGCGGGCGCGGCTGGACGGGTGCGTGATCGTGCCGAACCCGCAGTGGGAGCGGGGCATGGGCACGTCGCTGCGGGCCGGACTCGCCTCGCTCGCCGGGACCGGGGCGGGCGCCGCGCTGGTACTCCTCGTCGACCAGCCCGGTATCGGTCCGGAAGCCGTGGCCCGGGTGCTCGCCGCCCACGAGGACGGCTCGTCGCTCGTCTGCGCCACCTACGACGGGGTCCGCGGCCATCCCGTCCTGTTCGGGTCGGCGCACTGGGAGGGCGTCGCCGCGAGCGCCACCGGCGACCGGGGCGCCCGGGCCTATCTGAAGGAGCACGCGCAGGCGCTCACGCTCGTCGAGTGCGCGGACGTGGCCCGCCCCTTCGACATCGACACCCCCGCGGACCTCGGCCGACTCGAGTGA
- the aceB gene encoding malate synthase A has product MSAPAPSPLAIVDAEPLPRQEEVLTEAALAFVAELHRRFTPRRDELLARRVARRAEIARTSSLDFLPETAAVRADDSWKVAPSPAALDDRRVEITGPTDRKMTVNALNSGARVWLADFEDASAPTWENVVLGQVNLADAYTRNIDFTDPVSGKSYALKDDAELATVVMRPRGWHLNERHLVDADGRQVPGALVDFGLYFFHNAQRLLDLGKGPYFYLPKTESHLEARLWNEVFVFAQDHIGIPQGTVRATVLIETITAAYEMEEILYELRDHASGLNAGRWDYLFSIVKNFRDGGPRFVLPDRNAVTMTAPFMRAYTELLVRTCHKRGAHAIGGMAAFIPSRRDEQVNKVAFEKVKADKDREAADGFDGSWVAHPDLVPIAMASFDAVLGDRPNQKDRLREDVDVKAADLIAVDSLEARPTYEGLVNAVQVGIRYIEAWLRGLGAVAIFNLMEDAATAEISRSQIWQWINAGVEFEHEGGTVRATPGLAREIAARELAAIREEIGEEAFTAGHWQQAHDLLLTVSLDDDYADFLTLPAYEQLRG; this is encoded by the coding sequence ATGTCCGCACCAGCGCCGTCCCCGCTGGCCATCGTCGACGCCGAGCCCCTGCCGCGCCAGGAGGAGGTCCTCACCGAGGCGGCGCTCGCCTTCGTGGCCGAACTGCACCGGCGGTTCACCCCGCGCCGTGACGAGCTCCTCGCCCGGCGGGTCGCGCGGCGCGCCGAGATCGCCCGCACCTCCTCGCTCGACTTCCTCCCGGAGACGGCCGCCGTGCGCGCGGACGACTCCTGGAAGGTGGCCCCCTCTCCCGCGGCCCTGGACGACCGCCGCGTCGAGATCACCGGTCCGACCGACCGCAAGATGACCGTCAACGCCCTGAACTCCGGCGCCAGGGTCTGGCTCGCCGACTTCGAGGACGCCTCGGCGCCGACCTGGGAGAACGTCGTCCTCGGGCAGGTCAACCTGGCCGACGCGTACACCAGGAACATCGACTTCACCGACCCGGTGTCCGGCAAGTCGTACGCCCTGAAGGACGACGCCGAACTCGCCACCGTCGTCATGCGCCCGCGCGGCTGGCACCTGAACGAGCGGCACCTCGTCGACGCGGACGGCCGCCAGGTCCCCGGCGCCCTCGTCGACTTCGGGCTGTACTTCTTCCACAACGCACAGCGCCTTCTCGACCTGGGCAAGGGGCCGTACTTCTACCTCCCGAAGACGGAGTCGCACCTGGAGGCCCGCCTGTGGAACGAGGTGTTCGTCTTCGCCCAGGACCACATCGGCATCCCGCAGGGCACCGTCCGCGCCACCGTGCTCATCGAGACGATCACGGCCGCGTACGAGATGGAGGAGATCCTCTACGAACTCCGCGACCACGCCTCCGGGTTGAACGCCGGCCGGTGGGACTACCTGTTCTCCATCGTCAAGAACTTCCGTGACGGCGGACCCAGGTTCGTCCTGCCGGACCGCAACGCGGTCACGATGACCGCCCCGTTCATGCGGGCGTACACCGAACTCCTCGTGCGCACCTGCCACAAGCGCGGTGCGCACGCGATCGGCGGCATGGCCGCCTTCATCCCGTCCCGACGCGACGAGCAGGTCAACAAGGTCGCGTTCGAGAAGGTGAAGGCCGACAAGGACCGCGAGGCCGCCGACGGCTTCGACGGGTCGTGGGTGGCCCACCCGGACCTGGTCCCGATCGCGATGGCGTCCTTCGACGCGGTGCTCGGCGACCGGCCGAACCAGAAGGACCGGCTGCGCGAGGACGTCGACGTCAAGGCCGCCGACCTGATCGCGGTCGACTCGCTGGAGGCCCGGCCGACGTACGAGGGACTCGTCAACGCCGTCCAGGTCGGCATCCGTTACATCGAGGCCTGGCTGCGCGGCCTGGGCGCGGTCGCCATCTTCAACCTGATGGAGGACGCGGCCACGGCGGAGATCTCCCGCTCGCAGATCTGGCAGTGGATCAACGCGGGAGTGGAGTTCGAGCACGAGGGCGGCACCGTCAGGGCCACGCCCGGCCTGGCGCGGGAGATCGCGGCGCGCGAACTCGCCGCGATCCGCGAGGAGATCGGCGAGGAGGCCTTCACGGCCGGCCACTGGCAGCAGGCCCACGACCTGCTGCTGACGGTCTCCCTCGACGACGACTACGCGGACTTCCTCACTCTGCCCGCGTACGAGCAGCTCAGGGGCTGA
- a CDS encoding SelT/SelW/SelH family protein, whose amino-acid sequence MDEPSAGSGPQEPGGSGAPGRRVEIEYCTQCRWLPRAAWLAQELLTTFEAELSELALRPGKGGVFVVRIDDEVVWDRREQGFPEPTAVKKLVRDRVAPGRSLGHSDR is encoded by the coding sequence ATGGACGAGCCGAGCGCGGGGAGCGGGCCGCAGGAGCCGGGCGGGTCCGGCGCGCCGGGCCGGCGGGTCGAGATCGAGTACTGCACCCAGTGCCGCTGGCTGCCCCGCGCCGCCTGGCTGGCCCAGGAACTGCTCACGACCTTCGAGGCCGAGCTGTCCGAACTCGCGCTGAGGCCGGGCAAGGGCGGGGTCTTCGTCGTGCGGATCGACGACGAGGTGGTCTGGGACCGCCGCGAACAGGGCTTCCCGGAGCCGACAGCGGTGAAGAAGCTCGTCCGCGACCGGGTGGCCCCGGGAAGGTCCCTGGGCCACTCGGACCGCTGA
- a CDS encoding HipA family kinase, producing the protein MLREVTATRYLEPLRSGGSVPGIVEADDLGTYVVKFTGSAQGRKALVAEVIVGELARALGLRFPELVLVHFDPAVADHEPHQEVRDLHAASAGLNLGMDFLPGARDFTPQVAEVFPVEPREAGRIVWLDALTVNVDRTVHSSNLMVWPTFGIAPPRLWLIDHGAALVFHHRWDGADPAKAYDFRHHALGHSAPDTRAADAELAPLVTEELLRRVVAKVPDAWLSGEEGFTSPDAVREAYVRYLHARAEASAAWLPTDFPAREELAADEARRAARTRQGRPDWLKRVPDLHGKPAAEQDWSVHLG; encoded by the coding sequence ATGCTGAGAGAGGTCACCGCGACCCGCTACCTCGAACCGCTGCGCTCCGGCGGTTCCGTTCCCGGCATCGTCGAGGCCGACGACCTGGGCACCTACGTAGTGAAGTTCACGGGCTCCGCGCAGGGCCGCAAGGCGCTCGTCGCCGAGGTGATCGTCGGTGAGCTGGCGCGCGCCCTCGGGCTGCGCTTCCCCGAGCTGGTCCTGGTGCACTTCGATCCGGCCGTCGCGGACCACGAACCGCACCAGGAGGTGCGCGACCTGCACGCGGCGAGCGCCGGGCTCAACCTCGGGATGGACTTCCTGCCGGGCGCCCGGGACTTCACCCCGCAGGTCGCCGAGGTGTTCCCGGTGGAGCCGCGGGAGGCCGGGCGCATCGTCTGGCTGGACGCCCTGACCGTCAACGTCGACCGTACGGTGCACAGCTCCAACCTGATGGTCTGGCCCACGTTCGGCATCGCCCCGCCGCGGCTGTGGCTCATCGACCACGGTGCGGCCCTCGTCTTCCACCACCGCTGGGACGGGGCCGACCCGGCGAAGGCGTACGACTTCCGTCACCACGCGCTCGGGCACTCGGCCCCGGACACCCGGGCGGCCGACGCCGAACTGGCGCCCCTGGTGACCGAGGAGCTGCTGCGCCGGGTCGTGGCCAAGGTGCCGGACGCCTGGCTGAGCGGCGAGGAGGGGTTCACCTCGCCGGACGCGGTCCGGGAGGCGTACGTGCGCTACCTCCACGCGCGGGCGGAGGCGTCCGCGGCCTGGCTGCCCACCGACTTCCCCGCTCGGGAGGAGCTCGCCGCCGACGAGGCCCGGCGTGCGGCGAGGACGCGGCAGGGACGGCCGGACTGGCTCAAGCGGGTCCCCGACCTGCACGGCAAGCCGGCCGCGGAACAGGACTGGTCGGTGCACCTCGGATGA
- a CDS encoding DUF6153 family protein, with protein sequence MTTTEQRLAPPPSPRWRTALLVLGLLAGLLAMHALAPGGAVHGHGGPSRPSTAVAVAADDGCAGHGGDCGGGHARHADATCAAAAVSGTPAPPLLVPDALAVPARAESVRSCASGAPDGARAPPSLAELQLLRI encoded by the coding sequence ATGACCACCACCGAGCAGCGCCTCGCGCCACCGCCCTCGCCGCGGTGGCGCACGGCGCTGCTCGTGCTCGGGCTGCTGGCGGGACTGCTCGCGATGCACGCCCTGGCTCCCGGCGGCGCGGTCCACGGACACGGCGGGCCGTCGCGCCCGTCGACGGCCGTCGCGGTCGCCGCGGACGACGGCTGTGCCGGACACGGCGGGGACTGCGGCGGCGGGCACGCCCGTCACGCCGACGCCACCTGTGCGGCCGCCGCGGTGAGCGGCACGCCCGCCCCGCCCCTGCTGGTGCCCGACGCCCTGGCCGTCCCCGCCCGCGCGGAATCCGTCCGCTCGTGCGCGTCCGGGGCCCCCGACGGCGCCCGCGCGCCGCCGTCGCTGGCGGAACTGCAACTCCTGCGGATCTAG
- a CDS encoding DUF305 domain-containing protein, with amino-acid sequence MRNTRTLTRRALVGAASVTAALVLAACGSGGESTGEAGGGSGSAPASTGASADATAGAHNAQDVAFAQGMIPHHRQALEMARLAAGRASSAQVKDIAARVEKAQDPEIKTMSGWLTAWGEDVPAASGSAAESMPGMDHSAGSGMPGMPGMMDASGMDALKKASGAEFDTMFLTMMIEHHKGAVEMAGTEKDKGAYRPAASMADAIVTSQTAEITEMTKLLDKS; translated from the coding sequence ATGCGCAACACCCGTACCCTGACCCGTCGCGCCCTCGTCGGGGCCGCGTCCGTGACCGCCGCCCTCGTCCTCGCCGCCTGTGGCAGCGGCGGGGAGAGCACCGGTGAGGCGGGCGGCGGCAGCGGCTCGGCGCCGGCGTCCACCGGCGCTTCGGCCGACGCCACCGCCGGCGCGCACAACGCGCAGGACGTCGCCTTCGCGCAGGGCATGATCCCGCACCACCGGCAGGCGCTGGAGATGGCGCGGCTGGCCGCCGGCCGGGCCTCCTCGGCGCAGGTCAAGGACATCGCCGCCCGCGTCGAGAAGGCGCAGGACCCGGAGATCAAGACGATGAGCGGCTGGCTGACGGCCTGGGGCGAGGACGTCCCGGCCGCCTCGGGCAGCGCCGCGGAGTCCATGCCCGGCATGGACCACTCCGCCGGGTCCGGCATGCCCGGCATGCCCGGCATGATGGACGCCTCCGGCATGGACGCGCTGAAGAAGGCGTCCGGCGCGGAGTTCGACACCATGTTCCTCACGATGATGATCGAGCACCACAAGGGCGCCGTGGAGATGGCCGGTACCGAGAAGGACAAGGGTGCGTACCGGCCCGCTGCTTCGATGGCCGACGCCATCGTCACGTCGCAGACCGCGGAGATCACCGAGATGACCAAGCTCCTCGACAAGTCCTGA